One part of the Deltaproteobacteria bacterium genome encodes these proteins:
- a CDS encoding DUF475 domain-containing protein, with translation MDITSAILTIAGLALFESITSIDNAIINAEVLTTMNPRARRWFLTWGIGLAVFGVRGLLPWLIVWVIAPGLGPLQAFTATLTGDQTALRAIQQSSPVLLIGGGVFFIFLFFHWLFLEPKKFGLPGESFFSRQGAWFYAVVSILLMIIVWFALEKDPMLAFGAVVGSTAFFITHGFKRHAEHQEERLLSGENHLSDVSKIIYLEVIDATFSIDGVVGAFAFTLSVPLILLGNGIGAIVVRQLTVYNVDKIKKYIYLKNGAMYSVLVLGCAMIAHGFGIHVPEWFSPLATIAIVAYFILISWLHARKLKQ, from the coding sequence ATGGACATCACTTCTGCCATCCTGACCATAGCAGGACTCGCTCTTTTCGAGTCCATTACCAGCATTGACAACGCCATCATTAATGCGGAAGTGCTGACTACCATGAACCCGCGAGCCAGGCGGTGGTTTCTGACCTGGGGAATAGGCCTCGCTGTTTTTGGCGTCCGCGGTCTTCTACCCTGGCTGATCGTCTGGGTTATAGCACCGGGATTGGGGCCATTGCAGGCCTTCACGGCCACATTGACGGGCGATCAAACGGCTCTTCGCGCTATTCAGCAAAGCTCGCCTGTCCTTCTTATCGGCGGCGGGGTGTTCTTCATTTTTCTCTTCTTTCACTGGCTGTTTCTTGAACCAAAAAAATTCGGATTACCCGGAGAAAGTTTTTTTTCCCGTCAGGGGGCCTGGTTTTATGCTGTTGTCTCGATTCTCCTGATGATCATCGTCTGGTTTGCTCTGGAAAAAGACCCGATGCTTGCATTCGGAGCCGTTGTCGGATCGACCGCCTTCTTCATCACGCATGGATTCAAACGTCATGCCGAGCACCAGGAAGAGCGACTCTTAAGCGGCGAGAATCATCTGTCTGATGTCTCAAAGATAATTTATCTGGAAGTAATTGACGCTACCTTTTCCATCGATGGTGTCGTAGGGGCCTTTGCTTTTACCCTGTCGGTGCCATTGATTCTTCTGGGAAACGGCATCGGCGCCATTGTTGTCCGACAACTTACCGTGTATAACGTGGACAAAATCAAGAAATACATCTATCTTAAGAACGGGGCCATGTATTCCGTTTTAGTCCTGGGCTGTGCCATGATCGCCCATGGTTTCGGTATCCATGTCCCCGAGTGGTTTTCCCCGCTGGCGACCATTGCAATCGTCGCATACTTTATCCTGATTTCCTGGCTGCATGCCAGAAAACTCAAGCAATAG